From the Deinococcus misasensis DSM 22328 genome, one window contains:
- the urtB gene encoding urea ABC transporter permease subunit UrtB gives MGDTALFLGQLFNGVSVGSILLIAALGLALSFGLMRVINMAHGEFIMIGGYLAFLAHQILPSGASIWLALPLAFVGTFILGALLETTLIRRLYGRPLDTLLATWGLSLILQQAARQIFGPTGVEVTAPEWLSGAINFSGALSGLTIPHVRIFVIVLALVVLGGLILLINKTKLGMLVRAVNQNREVASTLGVNTRLIDMTVFAIGAGLAGLGGAALALISPVTPTVGQSYIVDAFLVVILGGLGSLAGTTIASFVVGLFSASLQTFTSVSFAKVLLLVAVVAFLQWKPKGIVVMKSRALEEA, from the coding sequence ATGGGAGACACCGCTTTGTTTTTAGGCCAACTGTTCAACGGCGTGAGTGTGGGTTCAATCCTGCTGATCGCCGCTCTGGGACTGGCCCTGAGTTTTGGTTTGATGCGGGTCATCAACATGGCCCACGGGGAATTCATCATGATTGGTGGCTATCTGGCGTTTCTGGCCCACCAGATTTTGCCCTCGGGCGCGTCCATCTGGCTGGCTTTGCCTCTGGCTTTTGTGGGCACCTTCATTCTGGGTGCTTTGCTGGAAACCACCCTGATCCGCAGGCTGTATGGAAGGCCGCTGGACACCTTGCTGGCGACCTGGGGCCTCAGCCTGATTTTGCAGCAAGCCGCCCGCCAGATTTTTGGACCCACCGGCGTGGAAGTGACCGCCCCAGAGTGGCTGAGCGGAGCCATCAATTTTTCAGGTGCCCTCTCTGGACTCACCATTCCCCACGTGCGCATTTTTGTGATTGTGCTGGCCCTTGTGGTGCTGGGCGGCCTGATTTTGCTGATCAACAAAACCAAACTGGGCATGCTGGTGCGTGCCGTCAACCAGAACCGTGAAGTGGCCTCCACCCTCGGGGTGAACACCCGCCTGATCGACATGACGGTGTTCGCCATTGGGGCGGGACTGGCCGGTCTGGGCGGAGCAGCCCTCGCCCTGATTTCTCCTGTGACCCCCACCGTCGGACAGAGCTACATCGTAGACGCCTTCCTGGTGGTCATTCTGGGTGGTCTGGGCAGTCTGGCGGGAACCACCATCGCTTCTTTTGTGGTGGGCCTGTTCTCGGCCAGTTTGCAAACTTTCACCAGTGTGTCATTTGCCAAAGTGCTGCTGCTGGTCGCAGTGGTGGCTTTCTTGCAGTGGAAACCCAAAGGCATCGTGGTCATGAAATCCCGTGCCCTCGAGGAGGCGTAA
- the urtA gene encoding urea ABC transporter substrate-binding protein, translated as MGLLAGAQAQEVKVGVLHSLTGTMAISEITVKNSTMLAIEEINKKGGVMGKKVAAVIEDGASEPATFAQKAQKLIEQDKVSTVFGGWTSASRKAMLPVFERLDNLLWYPVQFEGNECSPNIMYSGAQPNQQILPAFEWAVEKGYKKYFLVGSDYVFPRTANLIVKKHIENEKLTVTGEEYVPLGGTDFSSVINKIKAGGPAIIFNTINGDSNVAFFKQMAAAGLTAKDYPVMSFSIAEQEAKAIGPKLLEGSYAAWNYFMSLPNASNKAFIKAYQAKYGKGELITDPMIHGYVDVYIWKAAVEKAKSFEPDKVRKAAVTLKEINTPMGKVKFDANQSLYQTAYVGQLTAEGQFKILWDSKKNIKPEPYDALAFPGKTCKP; from the coding sequence ATGGGGTTGCTCGCAGGAGCCCAGGCCCAGGAAGTGAAAGTCGGTGTGCTGCACTCCCTCACCGGAACCATGGCGATCAGCGAGATCACCGTCAAAAACTCCACCATGCTGGCCATTGAAGAGATCAACAAAAAAGGTGGCGTGATGGGCAAGAAAGTGGCTGCAGTCATTGAAGACGGTGCCAGTGAACCTGCCACCTTTGCCCAGAAAGCCCAGAAATTGATCGAGCAGGACAAAGTTTCCACCGTCTTTGGTGGCTGGACCAGCGCATCCAGAAAAGCCATGCTGCCTGTCTTCGAGCGCCTCGACAACCTGCTCTGGTACCCTGTGCAATTCGAAGGCAACGAGTGCAGCCCCAACATCATGTACTCGGGCGCACAACCCAACCAGCAAATCCTGCCTGCCTTCGAATGGGCCGTTGAAAAAGGCTACAAGAAGTACTTCCTGGTCGGATCGGATTACGTGTTCCCCAGAACCGCCAACCTGATCGTGAAAAAGCACATTGAAAACGAAAAACTCACCGTGACCGGTGAAGAGTATGTGCCTCTGGGTGGAACCGACTTCTCCAGCGTGATCAACAAGATCAAAGCGGGCGGACCTGCCATCATCTTCAACACCATCAACGGTGACTCCAACGTGGCCTTCTTCAAACAGATGGCCGCAGCTGGACTGACCGCCAAAGACTACCCCGTGATGAGCTTCTCCATCGCTGAGCAGGAAGCCAAAGCCATTGGGCCCAAACTCCTCGAAGGTTCTTATGCTGCATGGAACTACTTCATGAGCCTGCCGAACGCCAGCAACAAAGCTTTCATCAAGGCCTATCAGGCCAAATACGGCAAAGGTGAACTGATCACCGACCCCATGATTCACGGCTACGTGGACGTGTACATCTGGAAAGCCGCCGTCGAGAAAGCCAAATCCTTCGAGCCTGACAAAGTCCGCAAGGCTGCTGTCACCCTCAAAGAAATCAACACCCCCATGGGCAAAGTCAAGTTCGATGCCAACCAGAGCCTGTACCAAACCGCGTACGTCGGTCAACTGACTGCAGAAGGCCAATTCAAGATCCTCTGGGACAGCAAGAAGAACATCAAGCCCGAGCCTTACGACGCTCTGGCCTTCCCTGGCAAGACCTGCAAGCCCTGA
- a CDS encoding 50S ribosomal protein L11 methyltransferase has translation MLIYQIQGTLDELDAQLPALWDAGCTGMQEVSGTVHAYFDQRVEVPLVGEWVVADDTDWLEKWKADLKPVTVGKITVVPTWLQNEAPEHGITLIIDPGMAFGTGHHTTTQFAMDALQRLDLPGKRVLDVGAGTGLLALVAGKLGGHAMGVDLDPITVPIARENAEINGLNVPFHQGVLSDILEQGPWDVLVCNLFAELHDALMGEYAEALIPGGDLIMTGILIDRMHLVTEALEREGFSLVSTETEGEWALILAKSPL, from the coding sequence ATGCTGATTTACCAGATTCAAGGCACTTTGGATGAACTCGATGCACAACTTCCTGCCCTCTGGGACGCTGGATGCACCGGAATGCAAGAAGTGAGTGGCACCGTACACGCCTACTTTGACCAGCGTGTGGAGGTCCCTCTGGTCGGAGAATGGGTGGTCGCCGATGACACCGACTGGCTCGAAAAATGGAAAGCCGACCTGAAGCCAGTCACTGTGGGCAAAATCACGGTGGTTCCCACCTGGCTGCAAAATGAAGCCCCAGAGCACGGCATCACCCTGATCATCGATCCGGGCATGGCGTTCGGCACCGGACACCACACCACCACCCAGTTCGCCATGGACGCCCTTCAGCGTCTGGATCTGCCCGGAAAAAGGGTGCTGGATGTGGGCGCAGGCACCGGACTGCTTGCTCTGGTGGCAGGCAAACTGGGCGGTCATGCCATGGGCGTGGACCTCGACCCCATCACCGTACCCATCGCCAGAGAAAACGCTGAGATCAACGGCCTGAACGTGCCTTTCCATCAAGGGGTGCTTTCAGACATCCTGGAGCAGGGACCGTGGGATGTGCTGGTGTGCAACCTGTTTGCAGAACTTCACGATGCCCTGATGGGAGAATACGCAGAGGCCCTGATTCCCGGCGGTGACCTGATCATGACCGGCATCCTGATCGACCGGATGCATCTGGTCACTGAAGCCCTTGAACGGGAAGGATTCTCTCTGGTCAGCACCGAAACCGAAGGCGAGTGGGCGCTGATTCTGGCCAAAAGCCCCCTATGA
- a CDS encoding 16S rRNA (uracil(1498)-N(3))-methyltransferase, giving the protein MKVHEKRFKVEVLSDTIELDGPEVQHMRVLRLKPGDEVHLFDGSGWEAKARVEHLDNFTATLTVMEKFQNDLELPTSTTLALALLKGDKLADVVRACTELGISRFQLIKTQYADVPDLGDNKLVRLRRIAEEASKQSRRAVVPEVLSPISIKQLPSVQQGFVAHPGTTDTLLGHLKWEHEVWFATGPEGGFSGPEIELLKQKNFLPITLGKRILRAETAPVALLGAIASSGV; this is encoded by the coding sequence ATGAAAGTCCACGAAAAGCGTTTCAAAGTCGAGGTCCTGTCAGACACCATTGAATTGGACGGCCCCGAGGTCCAGCACATGCGGGTGTTGCGCCTGAAGCCCGGCGATGAAGTCCACCTGTTTGATGGCTCAGGCTGGGAAGCGAAAGCCAGAGTGGAGCACCTTGACAATTTCACCGCCACCCTGACCGTGATGGAAAAATTTCAGAACGATCTGGAGTTGCCCACATCCACCACGCTCGCTCTGGCCCTGCTCAAGGGAGACAAACTCGCCGATGTGGTCCGGGCCTGCACCGAACTGGGCATCAGCCGTTTCCAGTTGATCAAAACCCAGTACGCGGATGTGCCAGACCTCGGGGACAACAAGCTGGTGCGCCTCAGACGCATTGCCGAAGAGGCCAGCAAACAGTCCAGACGGGCCGTGGTGCCAGAGGTGCTCTCCCCCATTTCCATCAAGCAATTGCCCAGCGTTCAGCAAGGCTTTGTGGCCCATCCCGGCACCACAGACACCTTGCTGGGCCACCTGAAGTGGGAGCACGAAGTCTGGTTTGCCACCGGCCCAGAGGGCGGCTTCAGTGGTCCAGAAATCGAACTGCTGAAACAGAAAAACTTTCTGCCCATTACGCTCGGGAAACGCATCCTGAGGGCAGAAACCGCACCTGTGGCCTTGCTCGGGGCCATTGCATCTTCGGGGGTGTGA
- a CDS encoding class I SAM-dependent methyltransferase, producing the protein MDYTGIADLYQQQYAGYYDDIHFYGRLADRIAGRVLELGAGSGRVTIPLARRGHQVTALELSSGMLEYARAYSQQEGVDVNWVQGDMRDFDFPATYDLIVAPFNALMHLYTSQDQRRALEAISKHLSPEGTFVFDVYVPRFGLEGVLRHEGETFITPEFRRDVFVMQRIDRLKQLATTQYFVDTTFADGQLKREHHTLTQRYFTRYELEWMLSSVGLQAQFWGSFSGDPLSAESHVMVVQATRT; encoded by the coding sequence ATGGATTACACCGGAATCGCTGACCTTTACCAGCAGCAGTACGCGGGTTATTACGACGACATCCACTTTTATGGACGCCTTGCAGATCGCATTGCAGGCAGGGTGCTGGAACTCGGGGCGGGCAGTGGCCGGGTGACCATTCCCCTGGCACGCCGTGGCCATCAGGTCACGGCTCTGGAACTCAGTTCTGGAATGCTTGAATACGCCAGAGCCTACAGCCAGCAAGAAGGCGTGGATGTGAACTGGGTGCAGGGCGACATGCGGGACTTTGACTTCCCTGCAACCTACGACCTGATTGTGGCCCCTTTCAATGCCCTGATGCACCTGTACACCTCTCAGGACCAACGCAGGGCTCTGGAAGCCATCTCCAAACACCTGTCTCCTGAAGGCACGTTTGTGTTTGACGTGTACGTTCCCCGTTTTGGGCTGGAAGGGGTCCTCAGGCATGAAGGGGAAACTTTCATCACGCCAGAGTTCAGGCGCGATGTGTTTGTGATGCAGCGCATTGACCGACTCAAACAGCTGGCCACCACCCAGTATTTTGTGGACACCACCTTTGCAGATGGGCAATTGAAAAGAGAGCACCACACCCTGACCCAACGGTATTTCACCCGTTATGAGCTGGAGTGGATGCTCTCTTCTGTGGGTTTGCAGGCCCAGTTTTGGGGCTCTTTCTCAGGAGACCCACTCAGCGCAGAGAGCCATGTGATGGTGGTTCAAGCCACAAGGACCTGA